In a genomic window of Homo sapiens chromosome 22, GRCh38.p14 Primary Assembly:
- the RTN4R gene encoding reticulon-4 receptor precursor → MKRASAGGSRLLAWVLWLQAWQVAAPCPGACVCYNEPKVTTSCPQQGLQAVPVGIPAASQRIFLHGNRISHVPAASFRACRNLTILWLHSNVLARIDAAAFTGLALLEQLDLSDNAQLRSVDPATFHGLGRLHTLHLDRCGLQELGPGLFRGLAALQYLYLQDNALQALPDDTFRDLGNLTHLFLHGNRISSVPERAFRGLHSLDRLLLHQNRVAHVHPHAFRDLGRLMTLYLFANNLSALPTEALAPLRALQYLRLNDNPWVCDCRARPLWAWLQKFRGSSSEVPCSLPQRLAGRDLKRLAANDLQGCAVATGPYHPIWTGRATDEEPLGLPKCCQPDAADKASVLEPGRPASAGNALKGRVPPGDSPPGNGSGPRHINDSPFGTLPGSAEPPLTAVRPEGSEPPGFPTSGPRRRPGCSRKNRTRSHCRLGQAGSGGGGTGDSEGSGALPSLTCSLTPLGLALVLWTVLGPC, encoded by the coding sequence GGAGCCGGCTGCTGGCATGGGTGCTGTGGCTGCAGGCCTGGCAGGTGGCAGCCCCATGCCCAGGTGCCTGCGTATGCTACAATGAGCCCAAGGTGACGACAAGCTGCCCCCAGCAGGGCCTGCAGGCTGTGCCCGTGGGCATCCCTGCTGCCAGCCAGCGCATCTTCCTGCACGGCAACCGCATCTCGCATGTGCCAGCTGCCAGCTTCCGTGCCTGCCGCAACCTCACCATCCTGTGGCTGCACTCGAATGTGCTGGCCCGAATTGATGCGGCTGCCTTCACTGGCCTGGCCCTCCTGGAGCAGCTGGACCTCAGCGATAATGCACAGCTCCGGTCTGTGGACCCTGCCACATTCCACGGCCTGGGCCGCCTACACACGCTGCACCTGGACCGCTGCGGCCTGCAGGAGCTGGGCCCGGGGCTGTTCCGCGGCCTGGCTGCCCTGCAGTACCTCTACCTGCAGGACAACGCGCTGCAGGCACTGCCTGATGACACCTTCCGCGACCTGGGCAACCTCACACACCTCTTCCTGCACGGCAACCGCATCTCCAGCGTGCCCGAGCGCGCCTTCCGTGGGCTGCACAGCCTCGACCGTCTCCTACTGCACCAGAACCGCGTGGCCCATGTGCACCCGCATGCCTTCCGTGACCTTGGCCGCCTCATGACACTCTATCTGTTTGCCAACAATCTATCAGCGCTGCCCACTGAGGCCCTGGCCCCCCTGCGTGCCCTGCAGTACCTGAGGCTCAACGACAACCCCTGGGTGTGTGACTGCCGGGCACGCCCACTCTGGGCCTGGCTGCAGAAGTTCCGCGGCTCCTCCTCCGAGGTGCCCTGCAGCCTCCCGCAACGCCTGGCTGGCCGTGACCTCAAACGCCTAGCTGCCAATGACCTGCAGGGCTGCGCTGTGGCCACCGGCCCTTACCATCCCATCTGGACCGGCAGGGCCACCGATGAGGAGCCGCTGGGGCTTCCCAAGTGCTGCCAGCCAGATGCCGCTGACAAGGCCTCAGTACTGGAGCCTGGAAGACCAGCTTCGGCAGGCAATGCGCTGAAGGGACGCGTGCCGCCCGGTGACAGCCCGCCGGGCAACGGCTCTGGCCCACGGCACATCAATGACTCACCCTTTGGGACTCTGCCTGGCTCTGCTGAGCCCCCGCTCACTGCAGTGCGGCCCGAGGGCTCCGAGCCACCAGGGTTCCCCACCTCGGGCCCTCGCCGGAGGCCAGGCTGTTCACGCAAGAACCGCACCCGCAGCCACTGCCGTCTGGGCCAGGCAGGCAGCGGGGGTGGCGGGACTGGTGACTCAGAAGGCTCAGGTGCCCTACCCAGCCTCACCTGCAGCCTCACCCCCCTGGGCCTGGCGCTGGTGCTGTGGACAGTGCTTGGGCCCTGCTGA